A genomic stretch from Oleomonas cavernae includes:
- a CDS encoding TolC family outer membrane protein: MFRFRGMVLAAVLSLAAIAAAGAARAETLTEALVSAYNTNPQLAAARASLRVTDEDLAEALSGFRPLIELQGSNANTIGRVQQGRATSREPVSGQAQIVQPLFPLSGFAAVNSADARIEVGRASLAAVEQQVFVAVVAAYVDVIRDEALVAITRDIAASLLRELESNKRRFEEGDISQTDIALTQTRLSQVQADQVTAEQNLRRSRSAYEEVVGHPPMDLANPGLPPSLPATREAATAVAIDGNPGLLQARRNEELARVDIDRALAGFAPTLNLVGSGLYAENQSFDGEQEEQYSLQLQLRVPLYEGGATQSRVRRAKELWSQRRAETITTERATVRQVADAFDALTTTKDVIRYAQEGVDAAREALDGVRKEAVEGFRTTFDTLQSEQNLLDAQRRLKIAERNELFAGWQLLAAIGAFNAKETGLETKIYDPKPHADEAWGVGGAFSIAPLDGDPVPQPTSTAPGVLIPAEAGRAAAPAAPAEPPAPDFWDELFGSPAEEPQAAVPVAAPAPAPAAAPDETGGNFWTDVLGIPADEIQPP; this comes from the coding sequence ATGTTCCGCTTTCGCGGCATGGTTCTTGCCGCCGTTCTATCGCTCGCGGCGATCGCCGCCGCCGGTGCCGCGCGGGCGGAAACGCTGACCGAGGCGCTGGTCTCGGCCTACAACACCAACCCGCAACTGGCGGCGGCGCGTGCCAGCCTGCGCGTGACCGATGAAGACCTGGCCGAGGCGTTGTCGGGTTTTCGTCCCCTCATCGAACTCCAGGGTTCGAACGCGAACACCATCGGCAGGGTTCAGCAAGGCCGTGCCACTTCCCGTGAGCCGGTCAGCGGCCAGGCGCAGATCGTCCAGCCCTTGTTCCCCTTGAGCGGCTTTGCCGCCGTCAATAGCGCCGACGCCAGGATCGAGGTCGGGCGGGCCAGCCTGGCCGCGGTCGAACAGCAGGTGTTCGTCGCCGTCGTCGCCGCTTATGTCGACGTGATCAGGGACGAGGCGCTGGTGGCGATCACGCGCGATATCGCCGCCAGCCTGCTGCGCGAACTGGAAAGCAACAAGCGGCGTTTCGAGGAAGGCGACATCTCGCAGACCGATATCGCGCTGACCCAGACCCGGCTGTCGCAGGTCCAGGCCGATCAGGTCACCGCCGAACAGAATTTGCGCCGGTCGCGCAGCGCCTACGAGGAAGTGGTCGGCCATCCGCCGATGGACTTGGCCAACCCGGGCCTGCCGCCGTCGTTGCCCGCGACCAGGGAGGCTGCGACCGCGGTGGCGATCGACGGCAACCCGGGCTTGTTGCAGGCACGGCGCAACGAAGAACTCGCCAGGGTGGATATCGACCGCGCCCTGGCCGGGTTCGCGCCGACGCTCAATCTGGTCGGCTCCGGCCTCTATGCCGAGAATCAGTCCTTCGACGGCGAGCAGGAGGAGCAATATTCGTTGCAGTTGCAGCTTCGCGTGCCGTTGTACGAGGGCGGCGCCACGCAGTCGCGGGTCCGCCGCGCCAAGGAATTGTGGAGCCAGCGCCGGGCCGAGACGATCACGACGGAACGCGCCACGGTACGCCAGGTCGCCGACGCCTTCGATGCCCTGACCACCACCAAGGATGTCATCAGGTACGCGCAGGAAGGCGTCGATGCCGCAAGGGAGGCCTTGGACGGTGTGCGCAAGGAAGCAGTGGAAGGCTTCCGCACCACCTTCGACACCCTGCAAAGCGAACAGAATCTCCTCGACGCCCAACGCCGCCTGAAGATCGCCGAACGCAACGAGCTGTTCGCGGGCTGGCAGTTGCTGGCCGCGATCGGCGCGTTCAATGCCAAGGAGACCGGCCTGGAGACGAAGATCTACGATCCCAAGCCCCATGCCGACGAGGCCTGGGGGGTGGGCGGCGCATTCTCGATCGCACCGCTGGACGGCGACCCGGTGCCGCAACCCACTTCGACAGCGCCGGGTGTCCTGATCCCGGCCGAGGCCGGGCGGGCGGCGGCACCGGCGGCGCCGGCCGAGCCCCCGGCGCCGGACTTCTGGGACGAACTCTTCGGAAGCCCGGCGGAAGAGCCGCAGGCCGCCGTGCCCGTCGCGGCGCCGGCTCCTGCGCCGGCGGCCGCACCGGACGAGACGGGCGGCAATTTCTGGACCGACGTGCTGGGCATCCCGGCGGACGAAATCCAGCCGCCCTGA
- a CDS encoding HlyD family type I secretion periplasmic adaptor subunit, whose protein sequence is MSAPAAIPAGLAGTVRPPLHRSLGGPILWIYAVVVLGLGGFTFWAASAPLFGGAMMPGRVAVDTNRQSVQHLEGGIIDEILVRDGSVVAAGDLLIRLHDVRAQANLQVLRDRLHASLAQRARLLAERDHAETIEFPDRLLAQATDPVVAEQIRSQQIAFTSRRDTREGQVSILLQRIEQLGRQREGLVAQQKSIDLQLATVQKELAGVRRLFAEGLAAQTRLLALERTAADLAGRRGQVISEIARNDVAVGEARLQIDQVGNTFNSDVVQDLEKVEREIAEIDEQISAAQDQADRTEIRAPVGGVVVGMTIHTRNGVVAPGARLMDIVPQNQPLVIEAFVSPTDVDKVITGEEAEIRFTTFSARKTPSVFGAVSIVSADVLNDDKEQQAFYLARITVPEDEIARLGGVRLLPGMPVEVIVRTDERTALDYLIRPMIDMLTRSFKED, encoded by the coding sequence ATGAGCGCTCCCGCCGCAATCCCCGCCGGGCTGGCGGGCACCGTCCGGCCGCCGCTGCACCGCAGCCTGGGCGGGCCGATCCTGTGGATCTATGCCGTCGTCGTGCTGGGCCTGGGCGGCTTTACCTTCTGGGCGGCCTCGGCCCCGCTGTTTGGTGGCGCCATGATGCCCGGTCGGGTGGCGGTCGACACCAATCGCCAGTCGGTGCAGCACCTCGAGGGCGGCATCATCGACGAGATCCTGGTGCGCGACGGCAGCGTCGTCGCTGCCGGCGATCTCCTGATCCGCCTGCACGATGTGCGCGCCCAGGCCAATCTGCAGGTGCTGCGCGACCGCCTTCATGCCTCGCTGGCCCAGCGGGCGCGGCTGTTGGCCGAACGCGACCATGCCGAGACGATCGAGTTCCCCGATCGCCTGCTGGCCCAGGCGACCGACCCGGTGGTGGCCGAGCAGATCCGGTCGCAGCAGATTGCCTTCACCAGCCGGCGCGATACCCGGGAAGGCCAGGTGTCGATCCTGTTGCAGCGGATCGAGCAGTTGGGGCGCCAGCGCGAGGGCCTGGTAGCCCAGCAAAAATCCATCGACCTGCAACTGGCGACGGTGCAGAAGGAACTGGCCGGGGTCCGCCGCCTGTTCGCCGAAGGCCTGGCGGCGCAGACGCGCCTGCTGGCCCTCGAACGGACCGCGGCCGATCTGGCCGGACGCCGCGGCCAGGTGATCTCGGAGATTGCCCGCAACGACGTCGCGGTGGGCGAGGCGCGTTTGCAGATCGATCAGGTCGGCAATACCTTCAACAGCGACGTGGTGCAGGACCTCGAAAAGGTCGAGCGCGAGATCGCCGAGATCGACGAGCAGATTTCCGCGGCCCAGGACCAGGCGGATCGCACCGAAATCCGGGCGCCGGTCGGCGGCGTTGTCGTCGGCATGACCATCCACACCCGCAACGGCGTGGTGGCGCCGGGTGCCCGGCTGATGGACATCGTGCCGCAGAACCAGCCCCTGGTGATCGAGGCCTTCGTCAGCCCCACCGACGTCGACAAGGTCATCACCGGCGAGGAAGCCGAGATCCGCTTCACGACCTTCAGCGCCCGCAAGACCCCGTCGGTCTTCGGTGCGGTCAGCATCGTGTCGGCGGATGTCCTCAACGACGACAAGGAACAACAGGCGTTCTATCTCGCGCGCATCACGGTGCCCGAGGATGAGATTGCCCGGCTGGGCGGGGTGCGCCTGCTGCCAGGGATGCCGGTCGAGGTGATCGTCCGCACCGACGAGCGCACCGCCCTCGACTATCTGATCCGGCCGATGATCGACATGCTGACCCGTTCGTTCAAAGAGGACTGA